In Thermococcus gorgonarius, the genomic window CGCCCTCATAGTTTATAACGCCAACCGCCAGCTTCAGGGGCAGTCCGTGAAGCCAGTTCCTCTTTCCGTAGACCATGAACGCTCCTTTACCAAGGTACTCCCCGCTCGGGGCCTGTTTCGTCACCTGCTCCGGATAAGCCCAGTAGGTGTCGGCCGAGTAGAGGCCCTGACTCCACGCCCTGCTCATCGAAACCGCGAACTGGCAGGCTTCAAAGATTGTCTTTTCTCCCGCTTTTTGTCCGTCTTTGATGACGACGTGGGGAGCACCGTAGACATCGGCATGACAGTAGAGGTCCTTGTCGGTCATGTGCTTCTTTACGAGAACCTCGTTGGTGCTCGCGTCTTTACCTGCTAAAACCAGAAAGCCCTCGCTCGAAACGAACCAGCGGAACTTCTCGAACCACTTCTTCTTCCTCCTCTCGATTTTCTTGACGTTCAGTTCCTTCTTCATCTCTTCCTCTATCAACTTCTCGACCTCGTCGAGCTTCCGCTTGGTGTCCTCGTAGGCCTTCAAAGCACCCTCGTACTTGTGCCTGAACTTTTTGGCATTCTCGTAGTAAAGCTCTGCATTCTCACCGAGGCTTCTGTCGAGGTGAAGCTTCACCTTTTTTCCCTCAAGTTCAATCGTTACCGCCTTCTCCTTTGGATCAATTCCCTTCACCATTAAGGCAACCCTGTTTCCAGCCTTCTTGCCCTCCTCGATTCTCTTCTTGAACTCCTCCCAGCCGAGCTTTTCTGTTGCCCTTCTGAACTCCTCAAGGAGGCGCTCGACCATAGAGTAGTTCGCGTAGATTAGGTCGCCTATCTCCTGGTTCTCATTCATGGCCTTCTCAAAGCCCTTGAGCATTTCCTCCTGCTTTTTGAGTGTCATCAAGAGCTGTCTCTTCTTGGCTTCGAGCTTCTTTGTCTGCTCTATTCTGGCTTTTTCAACCGTTATCCTGCCAAAGTACTCATCGAGGGCCTCGCTGAAGGTATTGAAGTACCTCTTCTCAAGCCCCTCGTAGACCCTGAGCTCTATTGGAACGACGTCGTGCATGTTGCCGTCCTTGAAGACGATGTTGGGCCTTGGCTCGTCGTTGAAAGTGCCCAGCATAGCCTCGTAGACCTTCCTCAGGTCCTCGTCGCTCAGCTCCTTAACGGGCGTCGTTTTCTCGAAGCCTGCCCTTATGGATATCTCCTCGGCATAGAGGCCACCCATGTTGAGCTTTCTGGCCAGAGCCCTGACCAGCTCAAGGTTTTCGTCTTCCCTCATGAGCTCCAGAAACCTCTCGAATGAAACCTCCAGCGGGTTCTCTCTCGCCGGCGGAAAGTGGTACTCGGCGTTGGGCTTTATGGCCCTGTCCTTGTATTCTTCATAGCGCAGGGCCGAGATTATCCTGTTCTCCGAGTCAACGAGGACGATGTTGCCCCTCCTAAAGAGTTCGCCGATGAGGGTGTAGTCCCCAGCCCTTATCTTCACGATCCTGTCGAACTGGTGCTGCTCTATCGCGTCTATGAAGCCCCCTCCAAGGTACTTCCTGAGGAGCATCGTGAAGCTTGAGGGCTGTTTTGGTGCCTCCTTGACGTAGCTCGTGAGGTGGAACCTTTTTCCTGCCTGAAGGATTAGGTCGGCCCTCCCCTCCTTCGTGCGGAGCTTTATCCTTATCTCGTCCCCGTCGTGATAGACCTTGTCAACGCGAGAGCCCACCAGCCACTGGAGTTCCCTCACAACATAGCGTATGTCAACGGAACTCATTTCTTCTTTCATCTTCCCACCGAAAAAGAGTCAGAAAAGGGGTTTAAAGAGTTGCCTTCGTTACCAGGCAAAGGCTATTAGCACCGCTGTGGCTATCGCGAGGGCTGCCCTGTAAACATCGCTTCCGTTTCCTTCAAAGAGCTCCTGCAGGAAGACCCACAGTGCCCCCGCTACACCTATATCAAAAATGACTTTTCCAAGTTTTACGGCATCATCTATTGGCATTCCTAGAACCGCTATTATCTCTCCCAGCAGCAGTATTCCCACTATTCCGGCCAGGAGTCCACTACCTGATTCCTTTTTTAAGACCTCCACGACCATCACCCGGTTGATTTTTTGATAGTCGTTCATGATACGGTACTCTCTCTTAAAAGCGGTTTGCTTTTCAAGTCCGATGTACATCTTTCAGCCAATGAGCAGGTGGGGACACGCTAACGTTAAATACTCGGACGTGTAATCACTGCAGGTGATATAATGAGAGGGCACTTTGCATTTGTACTCCACACTCACATCCCCTACGTTAGAAAGCACGGAAAATGGCCCTTTGGAGAGGAATGGGTCTTTGAGGCAATAAGCGAAACGTACGTACCACTTCTAATGGAGTTTGAACGTCTGGTAGATTCAGGGGTCCAGTTCGGTCTCGTAATAAACGTAACCCCCGTGCTGGCGGAGCAGCTGGCGGATGACTACATGAAGTCCGAGTTTGAGAAATACATGGAAAGAAAGCTTCGGGCCATGGAAGAAGACCTGAAGTCGGGCAAATACGATAAAAAAGCCGTTTCCTACATGCTTAATTACTTCAGGAAAGTCTACAGCTACTGGAAGGCAATAAACGGAGACATACTCGGGAAGCTTAGGGAACTTCAAGATAAAGGCTACGTTGAGGTAATAACCTCCGCGGCGACACATGGCTACCTGCCCCTCCTGGGAAGGGACGAGGCAATAAGGGCCCAGATAGCCAATGGCGTTGCCACCTATGAGAAGTACTTCGGGAGAAGGCCGAAGGGAATATGGCTGCCTGAATGCGCCTACCGTCCAGCTGGTGAGTGGGAGCTACCGGGCGGGAGGAAGGTCAGGAGGCAGGGCATCGAGAAGTTCCTCGAGGAGTTCGGCATAGAGTACTTCTTCGTGGAGAGCAAGCTCATAGACGAGGGGCCGGCAAGCAAGGCCTATGGTGAGGTTCTCCTGGCGGAAACGGAAAAGACAACACTGAGGCCCTACTGGATAAAGGGCTCGAACGTTGCCGTCTTCGCCAGAAACCGCGAGACGGGCCACCAGGTCTGGAGCGCCCACTTTGGCTACCCCGGTGACTTCTGGTACAGGGAGTTCCATAAAAAGGCGCCTAAGAGCGGTGGTCAGTACTGGAGGATAACGAGCAAGGACGTTGACATCGGTGAAAAGGAGTTCTATGACCCGGACAAGGCCATGGAACGCGTTGAAGAGCACGCGAGGCACTTTGTCTCGCTGGTGGAGAGGCTTCTGGGAGAGTACGAGGAAAAGACCGGGGAGAAGGGCATAATCGTCTCGCCCTACGACACGGAACTCTTCGGCCACTGGTGGTTCGAGGGCGTTAAATGGCTCGGCAGGGTTCTGGAGCTTATGGCTCTAAAGGGCATAAAGACAACAACGCTCTCAAGGTTCCTTGAGAACTACTCCGGCGAGAGGCACGAGATAGAGCTCCCCGAGGGTTCGTGGGGGGCAAACGCTGACCACTCGACGTGGTGGAACGAGGAGACCGAGTGGACCTGGGAGCACGTTTACAGGGCCGAGGACAGGATGGTGGCGATAGCGAGTCGCTTTTATGGCAAGGGCGGGTTGACCAACCGGGTCATCGAGCAGCTTGCAAGGGAGCTTTTGATCCTAGAGGCCAGTGACTGGCAGTTCCTTATAACCACCGGCCAGGCAAAGGAGTACGGCAAGAGGAGAGTTTTGATCCACAGCAGGGACTTCCACAGGCTGGCTAACGAGCTTGTGAGGTACGTGAAGACGGGAGAGTTCGATACTAAACTGCTCGAAGAGCTTGAAGAGCGCGACAACGCCTTTAAGCCAGTGTTAGT contains:
- the rqcH gene encoding ribosome rescue protein RqcH codes for the protein MKEEMSSVDIRYVVRELQWLVGSRVDKVYHDGDEIRIKLRTKEGRADLILQAGKRFHLTSYVKEAPKQPSSFTMLLRKYLGGGFIDAIEQHQFDRIVKIRAGDYTLIGELFRRGNIVLVDSENRIISALRYEEYKDRAIKPNAEYHFPPARENPLEVSFERFLELMREDENLELVRALARKLNMGGLYAEEISIRAGFEKTTPVKELSDEDLRKVYEAMLGTFNDEPRPNIVFKDGNMHDVVPIELRVYEGLEKRYFNTFSEALDEYFGRITVEKARIEQTKKLEAKKRQLLMTLKKQEEMLKGFEKAMNENQEIGDLIYANYSMVERLLEEFRRATEKLGWEEFKKRIEEGKKAGNRVALMVKGIDPKEKAVTIELEGKKVKLHLDRSLGENAELYYENAKKFRHKYEGALKAYEDTKRKLDEVEKLIEEEMKKELNVKKIERRKKKWFEKFRWFVSSEGFLVLAGKDASTNEVLVKKHMTDKDLYCHADVYGAPHVVIKDGQKAGEKTIFEACQFAVSMSRAWSQGLYSADTYWAYPEQVTKQAPSGEYLGKGAFMVYGKRNWLHGLPLKLAVGVINYEGEDLVVCAPVDAIKAHTKRYIVIRPGKLKKGELVKKIKAILEKWGYKVREEDLNAILPPGGGEIVEVVG
- a CDS encoding 1,4-alpha-glucan branching protein is translated as MRGHFAFVLHTHIPYVRKHGKWPFGEEWVFEAISETYVPLLMEFERLVDSGVQFGLVINVTPVLAEQLADDYMKSEFEKYMERKLRAMEEDLKSGKYDKKAVSYMLNYFRKVYSYWKAINGDILGKLRELQDKGYVEVITSAATHGYLPLLGRDEAIRAQIANGVATYEKYFGRRPKGIWLPECAYRPAGEWELPGGRKVRRQGIEKFLEEFGIEYFFVESKLIDEGPASKAYGEVLLAETEKTTLRPYWIKGSNVAVFARNRETGHQVWSAHFGYPGDFWYREFHKKAPKSGGQYWRITSKDVDIGEKEFYDPDKAMERVEEHARHFVSLVERLLGEYEEKTGEKGIIVSPYDTELFGHWWFEGVKWLGRVLELMALKGIKTTTLSRFLENYSGERHEIELPEGSWGANADHSTWWNEETEWTWEHVYRAEDRMVAIASRFYGKGGLTNRVIEQLARELLILEASDWQFLITTGQAKEYGKRRVLIHSRDFHRLANELVRYVKTGEFDTKLLEELEERDNAFKPVLVEHYVSENPPELEEYVEPPEVPPEEGKAEKPAKERAYSTAIAVEMVKSKREKKRAVKSSKKKKKVARKQPSKKTEKRRKNGASDLLSIKGIGPKTLAKLRKAGVESVEDLRKADPEELARKTRISVKRIRKFIEQIK